TGTGCGCACCGGCGTGATGGGCAGCGCCGCCAGCCTCGCCTTTGCCGCCCTCGCCAGCCGGGTTGAAGCCGGTAACGGGCGCAACCCAGACCACAATAAGGGTAACGACAACCCCCATCACAACCGCCCCCAAAGCGCAGACTACGGGCCTCTGAAGCCCACCAAATGTATGGCAACGGGGCTTAGCCTACTCGCCCTGCCGACGGGCTTTGACTACCTGTCGTTCGGCTGGACCGGGCAACGGATGGACGATGGCCGTCCCACCCCTACCGATCACGACGGCATGGCCGTTTGCGGGCGCCGCGGCACAACCATCGCCATGGTACGCAACCACGAACTGAGCGCCCAGGAAGGCACACAGTGCCTGGTCGAGGGAGGCATGTACGACCCCGCGGAGTACGGCGGCACCACCACCCTGGAATTCGACCTCAAGCTCGGCCAGTTTACCCGCTGCTACACCAGCCTCGGCGGCACTATCCGCAACTGCGCCGGCGGCCCCACCCCCTGGAGCTCGTGGATTTCCTGTGAGGAGACCTTCCACACCTGGCGAGACGACGGATACAACCACGGCTACCTCTTTGACGTACCAGCGTTTGGCACCAGCAGCGGCCAGCCCATCCGGGCCGCAGGGCGCTTTTCCCACGAGGCAGTGGCGGTAGACCCACATACCGGCGTGGTCTATGAGACCGAAGACGCTGGCAGCAGTGCCTTCTACAAATACGTCCAGCCCGGCGCAGGAGAGCGCAGCTGGCGTGGCCGCTGGCATAAAGGCGAAACCCTGCGCGATGGCGGCCAGCTTTACGCAATGGTGGTGAAGGGCACACCGTCTATGGATCTGCGCGGTGGTTTCACCCCCGGTGACACCTTTGATGTGACCTGGGAGCTAGTGACAGATCCCGAGGGAATACACGGTCGCGCATTCGACTCGGCACCCACCGCGGCCGTAATCAGCCGCGGTGAAGGCTGCTGGGAAGATGGAGGTAACATTTATTTCGTGTCCACCAATGGTGGCGCCGCACGCCTGGGGCAGATCTGGATGTACAACCCGCGCAACGAAACCCTGAGCCTGGTGTTCGAATCCACCGACGCATCCGATGTCGACGGTCCGGACAATATCGCCATCAGCCCGCGGGGCGGCATCATCATGTGCGAAGACGGCAGCTCCGACCCCAAACGGATGGTCGGGCTCAGCCGCGCCGGCGAGACCTTCCCATTCGCAGAAAATCGTATTCAACTGGCGGAGGGGGACCTGGATCTGATCGACAGTATTTATCCCGGCACCAAAGCCAACTTTCAAGACAACCCGATTGGTGATTACCGCTCGCGGGAGTGGGCCGGTGCGACCTTTTACGGTGACTGGCTGTTTGCGAATATCCAGTCGCCCGGTGTGACCTTCGCCATTCGCGGTCCCTGGAAAAAAGGCTGCCTCTGAACCGGAACTTTTATTGAGGCCATAAAAAAACCGCGGCGTTTCCGCCGCGGTTTTTTTGATGCAGATCAGGAGTAAAAATTACTCGACGATCTTGGCTACCACGCCAGCACCAACGGTACGGCCACCTTCGCGAATCGCGAAGCGCAGACCTTCTTCCATCGCGATCGGCGCGATCAGGGTAACAACCATCTGTACGTTGTCGCCCGGCATTACCATCTCGGTACCTTCCGGCAGTTCACACGCACCCGTTACGTCGGTGGTACGGAAGTAGAACTGAGGACGGTAGCCTTTGAAGAACGGGGTGTGACGACCACCTTCGTCCTTGGACAGTACGTACACTTCCGCTTCGAACTTGGTGTGCGGAGTGATGGAACCCGGCTTGGCCAGTACCTGACCACGCTCTACTTCGTCACGCTTGGTGCCGCGCAGCAGGGCGCCGATGTTCTCACCAGCACGGCCTTCGTCCAGCAGCTTGCGGAACATTTCCACACCGGTACAGGTGGTGGTGGTGGTTTCTTTGATACCAACGATCTGGATTTCGTCACCAGTCTTGACGATACCACGCTCTACACGGCCGGTTACTACGGTACCGCGACCAGAGATGGAGAATACGTCTTCGATCGGCATCAGGAACGGCTTGTCGATAGCGCGCTCCGGCTCAGGAATGTAAGAATCCAGAGTCTCAACCAGCTTCTTAACAGCAGTGGTACCCAGCTCGTTGTCGTCTTCGCCGTTCAGCGCCATCAGAGCAGAACCAACGATGATCGGGGTGTCGTCACCCGGGAACTCGTACTGGTCCAGAAGTTCGCGAACTTCCATTTCTACCAGTTCCAGCAGCTCTTCGTCGTCAACCATGTCGGCTTTGTTCAGGAATACCACGATGTACGGTACACCTACCTGACGGGACAGCAGGATGTGCTCACGAGTCTGCGGCATGGGGCCGTCTGCTGCGGAACATACCAGGATAGCGCCGTCCATCTGGGCAGCACCGGTGATCATGTTCTTAACGTAGTCGGCGTGTCCCGGGCAGTCTACGTGCGCGTAGTGGCGAGTCGGGGACTCGTACTCTACGTGAGAGGTAGAGATGGTGATACCGCGCTCACGCTCTTCCGGTGCATTGTCGATACCGTCAAAGGCAACAGCGGAGCCGCCCCATACTTCCGCACATACGCGAGTCAGCGCAGCGGTCAGGGTGGTTTTACCGTGGTCAACGTGACCGATGGTGCCCACGTTTACGTGGGGCTTGGAACGTTCAAACTTTTCTTTTGCCATCTTAGATGTCCTCTAGCTAAAAGAATTAAAAAGAGTAAACCTTAGCGTTATTACCTTGAGAATCAGCCTTTGTTCTTGGCGATAATCTCGTCGGCAACGTTCTTCGGCGCTTCCGCGTACTTCTGGAATTCCATGGTGTAGGTGGCACGGCCTTGGGTCGCAGAACGCAGGTCAGTTGCGTAACCGAACATTTCCGCCAGCGGAACCTCGGCATTGATAACCTTACCGGACGAATTCTCATCCATGCCCTGGATCAGACCGCGGCGACGGTTCAGGTCACCTACCACGTCACCCATGTTCTCTTCAGGCGTAACCACCTCTACTTTCATGATCGGCTCAAGCAGAACTGCACCACCCTTCTGGGCCAGTTGCTTGGTCGCCATGGAAGCAGCGATTTTGAACGCCATTTCGTTGGAGTCCACGTCATGGTAGGAACCATCAAAGATGGTAGCCTTCAGACCCAGCAGCGGGTAGCCGGCCAGAACACCGTTCTGCATCTGCTCGGAAATACCCTTCTGGATCGCCGGTACGTATTCCTTCGGAACCACACCACCCACGATTTCGTTGACGAATTCCAGTTGGTCTTCCGCTTCCTCGTCCAGGTTCGGCTCGAAGCGAATCCATACGTGACCGTACTGACCGCGACCACCGGACTGACGAACAAACTTGCCTTCGATCTCACACTTGTTGGTGATGCGCTCGCGGTAGGCTACCTGCGGCTTACCGATGTTGGCTTCAACATTGAACTCGCGACGCATACGGTCAACGATAATGTCCAGGTGCAGCTCACCCATACCGGAGATGATGGTCTGGCCAGTCTCTTCGTCGGTCTTTACGCGGAAAGACGGGTCTTCCTGAGCCAGCTTGCCCAGTGCGATACCCATTTTTTCCTGATCCGGCTTGGACTTCGGCTCAACCGCTACGGAGATTACCGGCTCCGGGAACTCCATACGCTCGAGTACGATCTTGGCGTCTTCGGAACACAGGGTGTCACCAGTGGTGGTGTCTTTCAGACCGATGGCTGCCGCGATGTCACCTGCCAGTACTTCTTTGATTTCCTGACGGTTGTTGGAGTGCATCTGCACCATACGGCCGACACGCTCACGCTTCATCTTCACGGAGTTGTATACCGCGGTGCCGCTTTCCAGCTTACCGGAGTACACACGGAAGAAGGTCAGGGTACCAACGAAGGGGTCGGTAGCGATTTTGAACGCCAGTGCAGCAAACGGCGCATTGTCGTCAGCTTCACGGGTTTCGATGGTTTCGCCGTCGTCCAGAGTACCTTCGATCGCCTTAACCTGGTTCGGTGCCGGCAGGTATTCAATAACCGCGTCCAGCATGGCCTGTACGCCCTTGTTCTTGAACGCAGAGCCGCCCAGAACCGGAACGATTTCATTGGCCAGAGTACGCTGACGGATAGCTGCCTTGATTTCCTCTTCGGTCAGCTCACCTTCTTCCAGGTATTTTTCCATCAGTTCTTCGTTGGCTTCCGCCGCCGCTTCCACCAGGAATTCGCGCATTTCTTCGCACTCTTCCTGCATGTCAGCCGGGATGTCGGCGTAATCGAAAGTCATACCCA
This is a stretch of genomic DNA from Microbulbifer bruguierae. It encodes these proteins:
- the fusA gene encoding elongation factor G, with protein sequence MARKTPIARYRNIGICAHVDAGKTTTTERVLFYTGLSHKIGEVHEGAATMDWMEQEQERGITITSAATTCFWAGMQQQFDQHRINIIDTPGHVDFTIEVERSLRVLDGAVVVLCGSSGVQPQTETVWRQANKYEVPRMVFVNKMDRTGANFRNVVSQLKTRLNANAVPLQMTIGSEDEFKGVVDLVKMKAILWNEADMGMTFDYADIPADMQEECEEMREFLVEAAAEANEELMEKYLEEGELTEEEIKAAIRQRTLANEIVPVLGGSAFKNKGVQAMLDAVIEYLPAPNQVKAIEGTLDDGETIETREADDNAPFAALAFKIATDPFVGTLTFFRVYSGKLESGTAVYNSVKMKRERVGRMVQMHSNNRQEIKEVLAGDIAAAIGLKDTTTGDTLCSEDAKIVLERMEFPEPVISVAVEPKSKPDQEKMGIALGKLAQEDPSFRVKTDEETGQTIISGMGELHLDIIVDRMRREFNVEANIGKPQVAYRERITNKCEIEGKFVRQSGGRGQYGHVWIRFEPNLDEEAEDQLEFVNEIVGGVVPKEYVPAIQKGISEQMQNGVLAGYPLLGLKATIFDGSYHDVDSNEMAFKIAASMATKQLAQKGGAVLLEPIMKVEVVTPEENMGDVVGDLNRRRGLIQGMDENSSGKVINAEVPLAEMFGYATDLRSATQGRATYTMEFQKYAEAPKNVADEIIAKNKG
- the tuf gene encoding elongation factor Tu, which codes for MAKEKFERSKPHVNVGTIGHVDHGKTTLTAALTRVCAEVWGGSAVAFDGIDNAPEERERGITISTSHVEYESPTRHYAHVDCPGHADYVKNMITGAAQMDGAILVCSAADGPMPQTREHILLSRQVGVPYIVVFLNKADMVDDEELLELVEMEVRELLDQYEFPGDDTPIIVGSALMALNGEDDNELGTTAVKKLVETLDSYIPEPERAIDKPFLMPIEDVFSISGRGTVVTGRVERGIVKTGDEIQIVGIKETTTTTCTGVEMFRKLLDEGRAGENIGALLRGTKRDEVERGQVLAKPGSITPHTKFEAEVYVLSKDEGGRHTPFFKGYRPQFYFRTTDVTGACELPEGTEMVMPGDNVQMVVTLIAPIAMEEGLRFAIREGGRTVGAGVVAKIVE
- a CDS encoding alkaline phosphatase PhoX: MDNQQQGNPTQQKQESTQLSRRSFVRTGVMGSAASLAFAALASRVEAGNGRNPDHNKGNDNPHHNRPQSADYGPLKPTKCMATGLSLLALPTGFDYLSFGWTGQRMDDGRPTPTDHDGMAVCGRRGTTIAMVRNHELSAQEGTQCLVEGGMYDPAEYGGTTTLEFDLKLGQFTRCYTSLGGTIRNCAGGPTPWSSWISCEETFHTWRDDGYNHGYLFDVPAFGTSSGQPIRAAGRFSHEAVAVDPHTGVVYETEDAGSSAFYKYVQPGAGERSWRGRWHKGETLRDGGQLYAMVVKGTPSMDLRGGFTPGDTFDVTWELVTDPEGIHGRAFDSAPTAAVISRGEGCWEDGGNIYFVSTNGGAARLGQIWMYNPRNETLSLVFESTDASDVDGPDNIAISPRGGIIMCEDGSSDPKRMVGLSRAGETFPFAENRIQLAEGDLDLIDSIYPGTKANFQDNPIGDYRSREWAGATFYGDWLFANIQSPGVTFAIRGPWKKGCL